CGCGCTCGTTGTTCTCGCTCTCCTTGTTGAACGCCGGGACGAACCCGCCGGGGACGTGCTCCACGGACGTCACCGTGCCGGCCAGCGGCGCGCGGTTGACGTGGACGTTCAGCGGGCTCATGAAGATGGCGACCCGGGTGCGTCCGTCCTTCCACGGCATGATGCTCTGCACCACACCGTCGGCGGGGGAGATGACCCGGCCCTGAGCGATCTCGCGCTCGGGGTCGCGGAAGAACCACAGCATGCCGGCCGCGAGAGCGGTGGTCGGCACGGCGATGGCCTTGGCGCGCTTGGACTTGCTCGCGCGCGCGAGGCTGAGCGCCGCGGTGGCCACGGTCGGCAGAAGCCACGGCGATGCTCCGCGTGCGATGCGTACGCCCTTGAGGCTGTCGCGATGTGCAGAGGTTCGACTGTCGGGCATGGATGACCTTCGTAGCGGATGATGCCGCACTGGCAACGGGGGACGGCGGCTTTCCGGCGATGCTATCGGTTGCGGGGCGCAACTGGGCAAGCCAGGAACCGAGTCGACGGCCGGAAGACGAACACGGGGTGTGATCTTCTTCGCGGCCGTACCGACTCAAAAGCGACAATCAGCCCTGGA
The DNA window shown above is from Streptomyces vietnamensis and carries:
- a CDS encoding phosphatidylserine decarboxylase gives rise to the protein MPDSRTSAHRDSLKGVRIARGASPWLLPTVATAALSLARASKSKRAKAIAVPTTALAAGMLWFFRDPEREIAQGRVISPADGVVQSIMPWKDGRTRVAIFMSPLNVHVNRAPLAGTVTSVEHVPGGFVPAFNKESENNERVVWHFDTELGDIEMVQIAGAVARRIVPYIPQGTKVEQGDRIGLIRFGSRVDIYLPEGVEVAVEVGQATTAGVTRIDRD